One stretch of Halapricum desulfuricans DNA includes these proteins:
- a CDS encoding ArsA family ATPase, whose amino-acid sequence MTDIDVEAVEEIDDAAVPSGVDAPDYVLYGGKGGVGKTTMAAATGLASARDGTSTLIVSTDPAHSLSDTLETDIPGEPTQIREEIPLYAVEIDPEGAFGENPLGVEDSLGPLAELLGDDMADPFGAAMPGTDEAAAMRLLVRYLDDERFDRVVVDTAPTGHTLRLLELPDVMETMVGRLIAFRERMSGVMESVTGMFGEGDEQLEEGMGDLRELSRRIERLRAVLQDPEKTDFRVVMVPEELSVMESQRLLTQLEEFGIPVGTIVVNRVMEDLTDVADIEADWFVSPNLDDCEFCQRRWEVQQKALQRSQDVFRGHDVKRVPLFADEVRGETLLRAVAACLE is encoded by the coding sequence ATGACTGACATCGACGTCGAGGCGGTCGAGGAGATCGACGACGCGGCCGTGCCGAGCGGGGTCGACGCCCCCGACTACGTGCTCTACGGCGGCAAAGGCGGCGTGGGCAAGACGACGATGGCCGCCGCCACGGGGCTTGCAAGCGCCCGCGACGGCACGTCGACGCTGATCGTCTCGACCGACCCGGCACACTCGCTGTCGGACACCCTCGAAACCGACATCCCGGGCGAACCGACACAGATCCGCGAGGAGATCCCGCTGTACGCCGTCGAGATCGACCCCGAGGGCGCCTTCGGCGAGAACCCGCTGGGCGTCGAGGACAGCCTCGGCCCGCTCGCCGAGCTGCTGGGTGACGACATGGCCGACCCCTTCGGCGCGGCGATGCCCGGTACCGACGAGGCCGCGGCGATGCGCCTGCTCGTCCGGTATCTCGACGACGAGCGGTTCGATCGCGTCGTCGTCGACACCGCGCCGACCGGCCACACGCTGCGCCTGCTCGAGCTGCCGGACGTGATGGAGACGATGGTCGGCCGACTGATCGCGTTCCGCGAGCGCATGAGCGGCGTCATGGAGTCGGTGACGGGCATGTTCGGGGAGGGAGACGAACAGCTCGAGGAGGGAATGGGCGATCTGCGCGAACTCAGCCGGCGGATCGAGCGCCTGCGAGCCGTCCTGCAGGACCCCGAGAAGACCGACTTCCGTGTCGTCATGGTCCCCGAAGAGCTCAGCGTCATGGAATCGCAGCGACTCCTGACCCAGCTCGAGGAGTTCGGAATCCCCGTCGGGACGATCGTCGTCAATCGGGTGATGGAGGACCTGACCGACGTCGCGGACATCGAGGCCGACTGGTTCGTCTCGCCGAACCTCGACGACTGTGAGTTCTGTCAGCGCCGCTGGGAAGTCCAGCAAAAGGCCCTGCAGCGCTCGCAGGACGTCTTCCGCGGCCACGACGTCAAGCGCGTCCCGCTGTTCGCCGACGAGGTCCGCGGGGAGACGCTACTCAGGGCCGTCGCGGCCTGTCTCGAGTGA
- a CDS encoding glycosyltransferase family 2 protein translates to METKPTQTGTDGEPSQASRSPDDRTVSPDSRDAEQPARDVETDLSVLAIVPAYNEAETVADVVAETSRYVDRAVVVDDASTDDTVDRAREVADGVVSHPQNMGVGGAVHTGYRVGVREGFDVVVQIDADGQHDPADIPRLLERIDDGADMAIGSRWLNDSHKEYSLVRRAGIRFFTWEVNTLADLDITDVTSGFRAYTTELLADLSRPENSHWALEQTLEASRKGYRIVEVSTPMPPETDGSQFDFGTFLKYPPRMIKTTMKVLLFR, encoded by the coding sequence ATGGAAACCAAACCGACCCAGACGGGAACTGACGGCGAGCCCTCGCAGGCAAGTCGCTCGCCGGACGATCGGACCGTCTCGCCGGACAGCCGGGACGCGGAGCAGCCGGCCCGAGACGTGGAGACGGACCTGTCGGTGCTGGCGATCGTGCCCGCGTACAACGAGGCCGAGACAGTCGCTGACGTCGTCGCCGAGACGAGTCGCTACGTCGACAGGGCCGTCGTCGTCGACGACGCGAGCACGGACGACACCGTCGACAGGGCACGTGAGGTCGCCGACGGCGTCGTTTCCCATCCCCAGAACATGGGCGTCGGGGGAGCGGTCCACACCGGATACCGGGTCGGCGTGCGCGAGGGGTTCGACGTGGTCGTCCAGATCGACGCCGACGGCCAGCACGACCCGGCCGACATCCCGCGCTTGCTCGAACGGATCGACGACGGGGCCGACATGGCGATCGGAAGCCGGTGGCTCAACGACAGCCACAAGGAGTATAGCCTCGTCCGGCGGGCGGGGATCCGGTTTTTCACCTGGGAGGTCAACACCCTCGCCGACCTCGACATCACGGACGTCACGAGTGGGTTCCGGGCGTACACGACCGAGCTGCTCGCGGACCTCTCCCGGCCGGAGAACAGCCACTGGGCGCTCGAACAGACGCTGGAAGCGTCCCGGAAGGGATACCGGATCGTCGAGGTGTCGACGCCGATGCCCCCCGAGACCGACGGCTCACAGTTCGACTTCGGGACGTTCCTCAAGTACCCGCCGCGGATGATCAAGACCACGATGAAAGTGCTCCTGTTCAGATGA
- the rnhB gene encoding ribonuclease HII, translating to MRFGVDEAGKGPVLGSMFAAAVLADPDALPGDVGDSKTVAAGRRTEMAGEIRAAADRVAVAEITVEEIDDEETDMNTLTVEAHARALSKLLAGRDASAGISGFVDAGDSNAVRFGQRLRERLDADVDLRAEHEADATYRIVGAASVIAKVARDAHVRALSAKYGDVGSGYPSDPTTRAFLDGYVETYDELPECARESWQTSKDALAAAAQASLDAFE from the coding sequence ATGCGTTTCGGCGTCGACGAAGCCGGCAAGGGGCCGGTCCTGGGTTCGATGTTCGCCGCGGCAGTACTGGCCGACCCCGACGCGCTCCCCGGAGACGTCGGCGACTCGAAAACCGTCGCTGCGGGGCGGCGAACCGAGATGGCCGGCGAGATCCGAGCTGCTGCTGATCGCGTTGCCGTCGCGGAGATCACCGTCGAGGAGATCGACGACGAGGAGACCGACATGAACACTCTGACTGTCGAGGCCCACGCGAGGGCGCTGTCGAAACTGCTCGCGGGGCGAGACGCCAGCGCGGGGATTTCGGGGTTCGTCGACGCCGGCGACAGCAACGCCGTGCGGTTCGGCCAGCGCCTGCGCGAGCGGCTCGACGCCGACGTCGATCTGCGGGCCGAACACGAGGCCGACGCCACCTACCGGATCGTCGGCGCGGCCAGCGTGATCGCAAAAGTCGCCCGTGACGCCCACGTGCGGGCGCTGAGCGCCAAGTACGGCGACGTGGGGAGCGGATATCCGTCCGATCCGACAACCCGCGCGTTTCTGGACGGCTACGTCGAGACCTACGACGAACTGCCCGAGTGTGCGCGGGAGTCCTGGCAGACCAGCAAGGACGCGCTCGCGGCCGCGGCACAGGCAAGTCTCGACGCCTTCGAGTGA
- a CDS encoding lysylphosphatidylglycerol synthase transmembrane domain-containing protein — protein MIDRRRVLWALRYGIGTVALAWLVVRADWAEVVTTLSGMAPSAVAIVLGASVIGTVAQFWTWHVLLNRIRSTPFRAAAGVLLSVRFINHLTPSQAVGKSLAPAVLRQYTGYPWGTVVAVATLHTALYAVLYGIVALAGLGVFASSLSVGLLVVIAASAGLYLVVGPLLFVAGTRLDGAAAVAAAIRERVPIQRLPYAEALLAKAVGALPDIGEETAETLTRLRRDPVAVGGYALGWAIALLVVPGVRVGVLLSAAGVTFAPFSLSVAGVELAVLLLPIALVTAYAVTLLPITPGGIGVAEASATLVLAALGVPATIAGPTILIDRFLGVYLPALVGWYPTMQLDPSWETGE, from the coding sequence ATGATCGACCGGCGGCGCGTGCTGTGGGCGTTACGCTACGGGATCGGGACCGTCGCGCTCGCGTGGCTGGTCGTCCGGGCCGACTGGGCCGAGGTGGTCACGACGCTCTCTGGGATGGCCCCCTCGGCGGTCGCGATCGTGCTCGGTGCGTCGGTGATCGGAACGGTCGCACAGTTCTGGACCTGGCACGTCCTGCTGAACCGGATACGTTCGACGCCGTTCCGGGCGGCTGCCGGTGTGCTGTTGAGCGTCCGGTTCATCAATCACCTTACGCCGTCACAGGCCGTCGGAAAATCGCTCGCGCCGGCGGTGCTGCGGCAGTACACCGGCTACCCCTGGGGGACGGTCGTCGCGGTGGCGACACTGCACACGGCGCTGTACGCGGTACTCTACGGAATCGTCGCGCTGGCCGGCCTTGGCGTGTTCGCCTCGTCGCTGTCGGTCGGACTGCTGGTCGTGATCGCTGCCTCCGCGGGGCTGTATCTCGTCGTCGGCCCGCTGCTGTTCGTGGCCGGGACACGGCTCGACGGGGCCGCAGCGGTGGCCGCCGCGATCCGCGAGCGCGTTCCGATCCAGCGATTGCCCTACGCCGAAGCACTGCTGGCGAAGGCCGTCGGCGCACTGCCCGACATCGGCGAGGAGACCGCCGAGACGCTGACTCGGCTGCGCCGGGATCCGGTCGCTGTCGGCGGGTACGCGCTCGGCTGGGCGATCGCGCTACTGGTCGTTCCCGGCGTCCGGGTAGGGGTGTTGCTGTCGGCGGCCGGCGTCACGTTCGCGCCGTTTTCGCTGTCGGTCGCCGGCGTCGAACTCGCCGTGCTCCTGCTGCCGATCGCGCTGGTGACCGCCTACGCCGTGACGCTGCTGCCGATCACGCCGGGCGGGATCGGCGTCGCCGAGGCCTCGGCGACGCTGGTGCTGGCTGCGCTGGGCGTCCCGGCGACCATCGCCGGGCCGACGATCCTCATCGATCGCTTTCTCGGCGTTTATCTCCCCGCGCTGGTCGGCTGGTACCCGACGATGCAACTGGATCCGTCCTGGGAGACGGGCGAGTGA
- a CDS encoding DUF2304 domain-containing protein, which produces MIGLELSPIHGIGVVAGLALLYQSYRLVAARKGSVFEFLLWAGFGIGLLAISIGSALKSVDLLDALEGTLSALGFGPGTDSIFFVSNLLLLFVVFYTYVQLVESRRRLSDLNQELALLRYDLEQRTDDED; this is translated from the coding sequence ATGATCGGGCTCGAACTCTCTCCAATCCACGGAATCGGCGTCGTCGCAGGGTTGGCGCTGCTGTATCAGAGTTACCGCCTCGTCGCTGCACGCAAGGGGAGCGTCTTCGAGTTCCTGCTGTGGGCCGGCTTCGGGATCGGGTTGCTCGCGATCTCGATCGGCAGCGCGCTGAAGTCGGTCGATCTCCTCGATGCGCTAGAGGGGACGCTCTCCGCGCTCGGGTTCGGCCCCGGTACCGACTCGATTTTCTTCGTCTCGAACCTCCTGTTGCTGTTCGTCGTCTTCTACACCTACGTCCAGCTCGTCGAGAGCCGCCGACGGCTCTCCGATCTCAACCAGGAACTCGCACTGCTGCGCTACGACCTCGAACAGCGGACCGACGACGAGGACTGA
- a CDS encoding methyl-accepting chemotaxis protein has translation MASDTGGLDEEFETSGTDASDLGGAIDELLRASENVSQSSQQISDLAQEQSDNMREVASEVSNLSATVEEVASSANEVKATSQQARQLADDGRNVADEAIEAMEAVDDANEDVSEDVSQLRDRIDEIDDIVEVINDIADQTNMLALNASIEAARAGEAGEGFAVVADEVKSLAEESQQNAAEIESMVADIKRDTESTVESIQDANEQVEAGIEQVDEAVEILKKIDQAVSEAAQGAEEVAEATDDQAASTEEVASMVDETAESAERVAEEIEQIAAANEQQAAKVNEIQRMLDR, from the coding sequence ATGGCTTCAGATACGGGTGGTCTCGACGAGGAGTTCGAGACGTCCGGCACCGACGCGTCCGACCTGGGGGGCGCGATCGACGAACTGCTGCGCGCGTCCGAGAACGTCTCACAGAGTTCCCAGCAGATCAGCGATCTCGCCCAGGAGCAGTCGGACAACATGCGCGAGGTCGCGAGCGAAGTGTCGAATCTCAGCGCGACCGTCGAAGAGGTCGCCTCGAGCGCCAACGAGGTGAAGGCGACCAGCCAGCAGGCGCGACAGCTCGCCGACGACGGCCGGAACGTCGCCGACGAGGCGATCGAGGCGATGGAGGCCGTCGACGACGCCAACGAGGACGTCAGCGAGGACGTCTCGCAGTTGCGCGACCGCATCGACGAGATCGACGACATCGTCGAGGTGATCAACGACATCGCTGACCAGACGAACATGCTGGCGTTGAACGCCTCGATCGAGGCCGCTCGTGCGGGTGAGGCGGGTGAAGGATTCGCCGTCGTCGCCGACGAGGTGAAGTCGCTGGCCGAGGAGTCCCAGCAGAACGCCGCGGAGATCGAATCGATGGTCGCGGACATCAAACGCGACACCGAGAGCACTGTCGAATCCATTCAGGACGCAAACGAGCAGGTCGAGGCCGGGATCGAACAGGTCGACGAGGCCGTGGAGATCCTCAAGAAGATCGATCAGGCCGTCAGCGAAGCCGCCCAGGGTGCCGAAGAGGTCGCCGAAGCCACCGACGATCAGGCCGCCTCGACCGAGGAAGTCGCGAGCATGGTCGACGAGACCGCCGAGTCCGCCGAACGCGTCGCCGAGGAGATCGAGCAGATCGCCGCCGCCAACGAGCAACAGGCCGCCAAGGTCAACGAGATTCAGCGAATGCTCGACCGGTGA
- a CDS encoding glycosyltransferase family 39 protein, whose translation MWLPSPLDRVRRQVREDLAADPYLKYILLLSALLSAFWLWHRLPNFATRDERWRVVDVMEIAGFVVNDGFGLETLQEGTKYWRVFGPTLYLYALVALPAIAIAVLIGDASAFGDLFGALGTDFYAHWQAIPAWLWWATVLPARLTNVTFAVGSVYLLYRIGTRVRDRPTGRLAALLLALTWAVIVLAHEAGEDLPALFCVLLVFYLAVRYVETGSRRLFLGASAVGGVAIAFKPTAGVTAMLLGVAYLLRAARADDPARALLRPELLVGGPLLAVFTIYLSFPSAVLNTIPSGASGSVLAELWDGPEVILDRVDRVAGEKTSSHGWLSRPAWWWYVRGSANGLGWPLALASAGGVAAGVGALGRRAFAALARESDDAGRGRPTVSLETAAIALALSVIAVMTGVYSTWAYFRTHHLLPMFPMSILLVALGLQWLDADRERVARTLAVVLVVSTAIYAGVGTVGYASQPRDDAVGWLQAHGGADATVETYAGDSQEAAVPHGWTIYRPTAGTDGLPRGEWMQNVERRCPDYVVLNYQRAMIWLAPDNHSQLSDRWTRPGDTEYVRDLLAEGGPYETENAPYPYDVAARFGREPPFLDDGRPYDRTRNVIRAGIFPRTIQYGDPQDVGVYGYTVVLERTGECNS comes from the coding sequence ATGTGGTTGCCCTCCCCGCTCGACCGCGTCCGCCGACAGGTTCGTGAGGACCTCGCCGCCGACCCGTATCTCAAGTACATCCTGTTGCTGTCGGCGCTGCTCTCGGCGTTCTGGCTCTGGCATCGATTGCCGAACTTCGCGACCAGAGACGAGCGCTGGCGGGTCGTCGACGTGATGGAGATCGCCGGTTTCGTCGTCAACGACGGGTTCGGCCTCGAGACGCTACAGGAAGGGACGAAATACTGGCGCGTGTTCGGGCCGACGCTGTATCTCTACGCGCTGGTGGCGCTGCCGGCGATCGCGATCGCGGTCCTGATCGGCGACGCGAGCGCGTTCGGCGACCTCTTCGGTGCGCTCGGGACGGACTTCTACGCCCACTGGCAGGCGATCCCGGCCTGGCTGTGGTGGGCGACGGTCCTGCCGGCCCGGCTGACGAACGTCACCTTCGCGGTCGGGTCGGTCTATCTGCTGTACCGGATCGGGACGCGCGTCCGCGACCGGCCGACCGGACGCCTGGCCGCGCTGTTGCTGGCGCTGACCTGGGCCGTGATCGTCCTCGCACACGAGGCCGGCGAGGACCTCCCGGCGCTGTTCTGTGTCCTGCTCGTGTTCTATCTCGCGGTGCGGTACGTCGAAACGGGTTCGCGTCGGCTCTTCCTGGGCGCGAGTGCCGTCGGCGGGGTCGCGATCGCGTTCAAGCCGACAGCCGGCGTGACGGCGATGCTGCTGGGCGTCGCGTACCTGCTTCGCGCCGCCCGGGCCGACGACCCCGCGCGGGCGCTGTTGCGGCCCGAGTTGCTCGTCGGCGGTCCCCTGCTTGCGGTTTTCACGATCTATCTCTCGTTTCCGAGCGCCGTGCTCAACACGATCCCGAGCGGCGCGTCCGGCAGTGTGCTGGCAGAGTTGTGGGACGGCCCGGAAGTGATCCTCGATCGCGTCGATCGCGTCGCGGGCGAGAAGACGAGTTCCCACGGGTGGCTCTCCCGGCCGGCATGGTGGTGGTACGTCCGCGGGAGCGCGAACGGCCTCGGCTGGCCGCTGGCGCTCGCCTCGGCCGGCGGGGTCGCTGCCGGAGTCGGCGCGCTGGGGCGGCGGGCGTTCGCGGCGCTGGCGAGGGAGTCCGACGACGCCGGACGCGGGCGGCCGACCGTCTCGCTCGAAACCGCCGCGATTGCCCTCGCACTGTCGGTGATCGCCGTCATGACCGGCGTGTACTCGACGTGGGCGTACTTCCGGACCCACCACCTGCTGCCGATGTTCCCGATGTCGATCCTGCTGGTCGCGCTCGGGTTGCAGTGGCTCGATGCCGACCGCGAACGCGTCGCTCGCACGCTCGCAGTGGTTCTGGTCGTCTCGACGGCGATCTACGCGGGCGTCGGGACGGTCGGCTACGCCAGCCAGCCACGCGACGACGCCGTCGGCTGGCTGCAGGCTCACGGCGGTGCCGACGCGACGGTCGAGACCTACGCCGGCGACTCTCAGGAGGCCGCAGTCCCCCACGGCTGGACAATCTACCGGCCGACCGCCGGGACGGACGGCCTACCCCGGGGTGAGTGGATGCAAAACGTCGAACGGCGCTGTCCAGACTACGTCGTCCTCAACTACCAGCGTGCGATGATCTGGCTCGCACCGGACAACCACAGCCAACTGTCCGATCGATGGACGCGACCGGGGGACACCGAGTACGTCCGCGATCTGCTGGCCGAGGGCGGCCCCTACGAGACCGAGAACGCACCCTATCCCTACGACGTGGCCGCGCGGTTCGGTCGGGAACCGCCGTTTCTCGATGACGGCCGGCCGTACGACCGAACCCGAAACGTGATCCGGGCCGGGATCTTCCCGCGGACGATCCAGTACGGCGACCCGCAGGACGTCGGCGTCTACGGGTACACGGTCGTCCTCGAACGGACGGGCGAGTGTAACTCCTGA
- a CDS encoding alkaline phosphatase family protein, translating into MTRTFVLGLDGASWRLLEPWIEAGELPNLEALRESGTWAESRSCLPPVTFPNWKCYASGKNPGGFGVFWFERVDLDAGEISVCNGDDFDTLELWDYLNDEGQTAGVMNMPSTYPPREIDDFIISGGPDAVEGEYRSLEEGYTHPPELAEELEDRFGYRVHPEPLLSSNDETGAEVDAILELFEARFEAAVTLFEERELDFMHLTLFYLNVLHHFFWDAEPTRRGWKLVDEWIGRLADLEDTDLIVMSDHGSGPTQTEFYVNEWLAEHGYQARTQSIGSVFQRVGLTRENALAVAKRLGMVEFLSRAIPERVQQLVPQEAGVKRGQKLDAIDLPNTQAVASAQGPIYVNPAYDVERVVDSLIEDLRTIEDEHGRIFTDVYRGEEIYDGPYVEEAPEVVVEQRPGVHVNDGIGGGEIMTEPARWAAENTNTGIFVASGPSFEAGGKREQISITDIAPTVLANAGCAVPTDMHGDVLDIFHEDPDVETRDPLESAGRRSEAGEEVSERLQQLGYME; encoded by the coding sequence ATGACCAGAACGTTCGTGCTGGGGCTGGACGGCGCCAGCTGGCGGCTGCTCGAGCCCTGGATCGAGGCCGGCGAGTTGCCGAACCTCGAGGCGCTTCGCGAGTCGGGTACCTGGGCAGAGAGTCGCAGTTGCCTGCCGCCGGTGACCTTCCCCAACTGGAAGTGCTACGCCTCCGGGAAGAACCCCGGCGGGTTCGGCGTCTTCTGGTTCGAGCGCGTCGATCTCGACGCCGGCGAGATCTCGGTCTGCAACGGCGACGACTTCGACACGCTCGAGCTGTGGGACTACCTCAACGACGAGGGACAGACGGCGGGCGTGATGAACATGCCGTCGACGTACCCGCCGCGCGAGATCGACGACTTCATCATCTCGGGCGGGCCGGACGCTGTCGAGGGCGAGTACCGATCGCTCGAGGAGGGCTACACCCACCCGCCCGAACTGGCCGAAGAACTCGAAGACCGATTTGGCTACCGGGTCCATCCCGAGCCGCTGCTGTCGAGCAACGACGAGACCGGCGCGGAGGTCGACGCGATCCTCGAACTGTTCGAAGCGCGCTTCGAGGCCGCCGTCACCCTCTTCGAGGAGCGCGAGCTGGACTTCATGCACTTGACGCTGTTCTATCTGAACGTCCTGCATCACTTCTTCTGGGACGCGGAGCCGACCAGACGCGGCTGGAAGCTCGTCGACGAGTGGATCGGTCGCCTCGCCGATCTGGAGGACACGGACCTTATCGTGATGTCCGACCACGGCAGCGGGCCGACCCAGACGGAGTTTTACGTCAACGAGTGGCTGGCCGAGCACGGCTATCAGGCACGCACCCAGTCGATCGGGAGCGTCTTCCAGCGGGTGGGGCTGACCCGGGAGAACGCGCTGGCGGTCGCCAAGCGCCTGGGGATGGTCGAGTTCCTCTCGCGAGCCATCCCCGAACGCGTCCAGCAACTCGTTCCCCAAGAGGCCGGCGTCAAGCGCGGTCAAAAGCTCGACGCGATCGACCTGCCGAACACGCAGGCCGTCGCGAGCGCCCAGGGACCGATCTACGTCAACCCCGCATACGACGTCGAGCGTGTCGTCGATTCCTTGATCGAGGACCTCCGGACGATCGAAGACGAGCACGGCCGGATCTTCACGGACGTCTACCGCGGCGAGGAGATCTACGACGGCCCCTACGTCGAGGAGGCCCCGGAGGTCGTCGTCGAACAGCGCCCCGGCGTCCACGTCAACGACGGGATCGGCGGCGGCGAGATCATGACCGAACCGGCCCGCTGGGCCGCGGAAAACACGAACACGGGAATCTTCGTCGCGTCCGGCCCCTCCTTCGAGGCGGGCGGCAAGCGCGAGCAAATTTCGATCACCGACATCGCGCCGACAGTGCTTGCAAACGCCGGCTGTGCGGTCCCGACGGACATGCACGGAGACGTCCTCGATATCTTCCACGAAGACCCTGACGTCGAGACGCGCGACCCGCTCGAATCAGCGGGCCGGCGGTCCGAAGCGGGCGAGGAAGTCTCCGAGCGACTCCAGCAACTGGGCTACATGGAGTGA
- a CDS encoding polysaccharide deacetylase family protein: MTARAVLSVDFESFAHTPAYRSASGTTSDPEDIGPDQTERLLETFETHDATSTFFVVSEVAQRHPDRIVAAADRGHEIASHTHTHPLLIDRTVAERREELTRSRQILESVTDASVTGFRAPAFDFGADHFELLADAGYQYDSSVAPCRSIPGWYGGEWSVREPTPASELRANAPDSVTELPIAVMPGLGLPLTGTWIRFFGVHYTLLGMKLLARRGIAPVLYVHPWELADLPPVEGVPRRVYVRTGEWMWRAVERILQSDFEFVTARNVVEETE, from the coding sequence ATGACAGCTCGTGCCGTCCTCTCGGTCGATTTTGAGAGTTTCGCTCACACGCCCGCCTACAGGAGCGCGTCGGGAACCACGTCGGATCCCGAGGACATCGGCCCCGATCAGACGGAGCGGCTGCTCGAAACGTTCGAGACTCACGACGCGACCAGTACCTTCTTCGTCGTCTCGGAAGTCGCCCAGCGCCATCCCGATCGGATCGTCGCCGCGGCCGACCGAGGCCACGAGATCGCCTCCCATACGCACACACATCCGCTGTTGATCGATCGTACAGTCGCCGAGCGTCGCGAGGAGCTGACGCGATCGAGACAGATTCTGGAGTCGGTGACGGACGCATCGGTAACGGGCTTTCGTGCTCCGGCCTTCGATTTCGGCGCGGATCACTTCGAGTTGCTGGCCGATGCGGGCTACCAATACGACTCCAGCGTCGCCCCCTGCCGGTCGATTCCGGGCTGGTACGGCGGCGAGTGGTCAGTGCGAGAACCGACGCCGGCCAGCGAGTTGCGGGCGAACGCACCCGACTCGGTGACCGAACTGCCGATCGCAGTAATGCCCGGGCTCGGACTGCCGCTGACGGGGACCTGGATCCGGTTTTTCGGCGTCCACTACACCCTGCTGGGAATGAAACTGCTCGCCAGACGCGGGATCGCGCCCGTCCTGTACGTCCACCCGTGGGAGCTCGCGGACCTCCCGCCCGTCGAGGGCGTTCCACGACGGGTGTACGTCCGGACCGGCGAGTGGATGTGGCGTGCCGTCGAACGGATCCTACAGAGCGATTTCGAGTTCGTCACCGCCCGAAACGTTGTGGAGGAGACGGAATGA
- a CDS encoding RDD family protein, with amino-acid sequence MERTRTKPDRRATDVVGRRIVAQVIDTVVMFFQMLIISLGLAFLFGVETESGFRGLAFLSVLTLPLYGGVLEWLWNGQTIGKRLTGIQVVDADYGSEPIAYQTVSRNLPAVVWFSWVTVAVGLASIAMSDRRQRVLDRAAGTCVVRSGSTVKREATPDQSESESESSGSLTQM; translated from the coding sequence ATGGAACGGACACGAACGAAGCCGGACCGACGTGCGACCGATGTCGTGGGGCGTCGGATCGTTGCGCAAGTCATTGACACCGTGGTTATGTTCTTCCAGATGCTCATCATCTCACTCGGCTTAGCATTTCTCTTCGGTGTCGAGACGGAATCGGGGTTCCGGGGACTGGCTTTCCTGAGCGTTCTCACGCTCCCGCTGTACGGCGGAGTGCTCGAATGGCTCTGGAACGGACAGACGATCGGCAAGCGGCTTACCGGCATACAGGTCGTTGACGCCGATTACGGATCGGAACCGATCGCTTATCAGACCGTTTCACGGAATCTCCCTGCTGTCGTCTGGTTCAGCTGGGTCACGGTTGCTGTCGGTCTGGCTTCAATCGCGATGAGTGATCGCCGACAGCGTGTGTTGGACAGGGCCGCAGGGACCTGCGTTGTCCGCTCCGGTTCGACAGTGAAACGCGAGGCGACTCCGGACCAGTCCGAATCCGAAAGCGAGTCTTCGGGAAGTTTGACCCAGATGTGA
- a CDS encoding transcription initiation factor IIB — protein MSESTRTRARSTVESETDEQSDLTCPECGGNLVADDARGETVCDDCGLVVDADEIDRGPEWRAFDSKEKDEKSRVGAPTTNMMHDKGLSTNIDWRDKDAYGNSLSSNQREKMQRLRKWNERFRTRDSKERNLKQALGEIDRMASALGLPENVRETASVIYRRALDEDLLPGRSIEGVSTSAVYAAARQAGVPRSLDEITDVSRVGKDEIARTYRYVVRELGLEVKPADPESYVPRFASDLDLSEEAEHRARELLTNAKEQGVHSGKSPVGLAAAAVYAASLLTNEKTTQAAVSEVADISEVTIRNRYHELLEAEQGIAMA, from the coding sequence ATGAGTGAGTCAACACGAACGCGAGCACGATCGACAGTAGAATCGGAGACCGACGAACAGAGCGACCTTACCTGCCCGGAGTGCGGCGGGAACCTCGTGGCCGACGACGCGCGCGGCGAGACTGTCTGTGACGACTGCGGACTGGTCGTCGACGCCGACGAGATCGACCGCGGGCCCGAGTGGCGCGCGTTCGATTCCAAGGAGAAAGACGAGAAGTCCCGCGTCGGCGCGCCGACGACGAACATGATGCACGACAAGGGGCTGTCGACGAATATCGACTGGCGCGACAAGGACGCCTACGGCAACTCCCTGTCCTCGAACCAGCGCGAGAAGATGCAGCGCCTGCGCAAATGGAACGAGCGCTTCCGGACCCGCGACTCCAAGGAGCGCAACCTCAAGCAGGCGCTGGGCGAGATCGACCGCATGGCCTCGGCGCTTGGCCTGCCCGAGAACGTCCGCGAGACCGCAAGCGTCATCTACCGACGCGCGCTCGACGAGGACCTGTTGCCCGGCCGCTCGATCGAGGGCGTCTCGACCTCCGCGGTCTACGCCGCCGCCCGGCAGGCCGGCGTACCCCGGTCGCTCGACGAGATCACCGACGTCTCCCGCGTCGGCAAAGACGAGATCGCGCGCACGTACCGGTACGTCGTCCGCGAGCTCGGGCTGGAGGTCAAGCCCGCAGACCCCGAGAGTTACGTGCCCCGCTTCGCCTCGGATCTGGACCTCTCCGAAGAGGCCGAACACCGCGCCCGCGAACTGCTGACCAACGCCAAAGAGCAGGGCGTCCACTCCGGGAAATCCCCCGTCGGACTGGCCGCCGCCGCGGTCTATGCCGCCTCGCTTCTGACCAACGAGAAGACCACCCAGGCCGCCGTCTCGGAGGTCGCGGACATCTCCGAGGTCACGATCCGCAACCGGTATCACGAACTGCTCGAGGCCGAACAGGGCATCGCGATGGCCTGA